A DNA window from Euleptes europaea isolate rEulEur1 chromosome 20, rEulEur1.hap1, whole genome shotgun sequence contains the following coding sequences:
- the SENP8 gene encoding sentrin-specific protease 8 — protein sequence MDPVVLSYMDSLLRQSDVSLLDPPCWLNDQIIGFAFEYFAAEQFRDFSDQVCFVGPEVAQFIKCAASQEETGLFLEPLKLPQKKAVFLAINDNSSQAAGGTHWSLLVYIRDKNCFAHYDSHARINSVHARQVAGKLEAFLGKRGRIAFVEEKAPAQQNSYDCGMYVICNTEALSRAYFQARQEPSLQLLTPSYITQKRKEWKDLIAMLSKK from the coding sequence ATGGACCCTGTCGTCCTCAGCTACATGGACAGCTTGCTGAGACAATCAGATGTCTCGTTGCTGGACCCTCCCTGCTGGCTCAACGACCAGATCATCGGCTTCGCCTTTGAGTACTTCGCTGCCGAGCAGTTCCGGGACTTCTCTGACCAAGTGTGCTTCGTCGGGCCTGAGGTGGCCCAGTTCATCAAGTGCGCCGCCAGCCAGGAGGAAACGGGCCTGTTCTTGGAGCCCCTGAAGCTGCCCCAGAAGAAAGCCGTGTTCCTGGCCATCAACGACAACTCCAGCCAGGCGGCGGGGGGCACCCACTGGAGCCTCCTGGTTTACATCCGGGACAAGAACTGCTTTGCCCACTACGATTCCCATGCCAGGATCAACTCCGTCCACGCCAGGCAGGTCGCGGGGAAGCTGGAAGCCTTTCTGGGCAAGAGAGGCAGAATCGCCTTTGTTGAGGAGAAGGCCCCTGCCCAGCAGAACAGCTACGACTGCGGGATGTACGTCATCTGCAACACAGAGGCCCTGTCTCGGGCTTACTTCCAGGCACGGCAGGAGCCGAGCCTTCAGCTCCTGACTCCTTCCTATATAACACAGAAGAGGAAAGAATGGAAGGATCTCATTGCTATGCTCTCTAAGAAGTGA